A part of Paraburkholderia azotifigens genomic DNA contains:
- a CDS encoding alpha/beta fold hydrolase: MSTHDIAHHRTIARDGHTVAYTVHGEPDGVPVVVLHGGPGSGSNPGVLRLFDLARCRVVMVDQRGTGASTPRGSVRHNDTRHLIRDLEAIRARLGIVRWGVVGGSWGAALALAYAGTHPACVSGVVLRGLFLTTQREVRRLFVTSRSRAPAAWRDLMRATHCERAWSLPLACMRTMQARTHGRANAVADAWRACENAMLMKPSSRSAATRRQKALHRASAMTAKYRIQAHYLMHGCWLGERRLIAHARHAVASGVAVHAVHGLRDPVCPPDNLHRLMRAVPAVQGRFVDAGHLASDARLAEALAAAIEAMFAARESRRR, from the coding sequence ATGAGCACGCACGACATCGCACATCATCGAACGATCGCACGCGACGGTCACACGGTTGCCTACACCGTGCATGGCGAGCCTGACGGCGTGCCCGTCGTCGTGCTGCATGGCGGACCTGGTAGCGGCAGCAATCCGGGCGTATTGCGCCTCTTCGATCTCGCGCGTTGCCGAGTCGTGATGGTCGATCAGCGCGGCACAGGCGCATCGACGCCACGTGGCAGTGTTCGCCATAACGACACGCGCCATCTGATTCGCGATCTCGAAGCGATACGCGCGCGACTGGGCATCGTGCGTTGGGGCGTGGTCGGCGGATCGTGGGGAGCAGCGCTTGCGCTGGCGTATGCAGGAACGCATCCCGCGTGCGTCAGCGGCGTCGTGTTACGTGGACTCTTTCTGACGACGCAGCGTGAAGTGCGCCGCCTGTTCGTCACGTCGCGCTCGCGTGCGCCTGCCGCGTGGCGCGACCTGATGCGCGCGACGCATTGCGAACGCGCGTGGTCGCTGCCGTTGGCCTGCATGCGGACGATGCAGGCGCGAACGCATGGACGCGCCAATGCCGTCGCTGACGCGTGGCGTGCCTGCGAGAATGCGATGTTGATGAAGCCCTCATCGCGATCGGCCGCGACGCGCAGGCAGAAGGCATTGCACCGCGCGAGCGCGATGACGGCGAAGTACCGTATTCAGGCTCACTATCTGATGCACGGCTGCTGGCTCGGCGAGCGTCGACTGATTGCGCATGCCAGGCACGCTGTCGCATCGGGCGTCGCGGTCCACGCGGTGCATGGCTTGCGCGATCCCGTGTGTCCTCCCGACAATCTGCATCGCCTGATGCGCGCGGTGCCCGCCGTGCAAGGCCGGTTTGTCGACGCGGGTCATCTGGCTTCCGACGCGCGGCTCGCCGAAGCCCTCGCCGCGGCCATCGAAGCCATGTTCGCCGCTCGCGAAAGCCGACGACGCTAA
- a CDS encoding glycine zipper 2TM domain-containing protein — protein sequence MNANVPNSLPQRSRIHPLIAGAAVSVILASVTGVAAITGILPVSHAVPSPAAQMAPVAAQPASAPLAAVEPANAAQQTGTVQQANNAQPVAQQAAPAAPKPVHHTRKPHVAPAPQYADSGNAQPAGTRQVAADPYAGEVVAINPVQTSEPTTGLGAVGGAVAGGLIGNQFGGGRGRILATVAGAVGGGFAGNGIEHAVRKQTSYQVQVRMQDGSYRNFTYETQPQVQVGQRVHVSGDTLSAS from the coding sequence ATGAACGCCAATGTCCCGAACAGCCTGCCGCAACGTAGCCGCATCCATCCTTTGATTGCGGGCGCTGCGGTGTCCGTGATCCTCGCCAGCGTCACAGGAGTCGCAGCGATAACGGGCATTCTGCCTGTGTCGCACGCGGTGCCGTCGCCCGCTGCGCAAATGGCGCCCGTCGCCGCGCAACCGGCCAGTGCGCCGCTCGCCGCCGTCGAGCCAGCCAACGCGGCCCAGCAAACGGGCACGGTCCAGCAAGCGAACAACGCTCAGCCGGTCGCGCAGCAGGCAGCACCCGCCGCGCCGAAGCCCGTGCATCACACGCGCAAGCCGCACGTCGCGCCCGCGCCGCAATACGCGGACAGCGGCAACGCACAACCGGCAGGCACCCGCCAGGTCGCCGCCGACCCCTACGCGGGCGAAGTCGTCGCCATCAACCCCGTGCAGACGTCGGAGCCGACCACGGGACTCGGCGCGGTCGGCGGCGCGGTGGCGGGCGGCTTGATCGGCAATCAGTTCGGCGGCGGACGCGGGCGCATTCTCGCGACCGTCGCGGGCGCGGTGGGCGGCGGTTTCGCAGGCAACGGCATCGAGCACGCGGTGCGCAAGCAGACCAGCTATCAGGTGCAGGTGCGCATGCAGGACGGCAGCTATCGCAACTTCACGTATGAAACGCAGCCGCAGGTTCAGGTCGGACAACGCGTGCACGTATCGGGCGACACGCTCTCGGCTTCGTGA
- a CDS encoding cupin domain-containing protein, with amino-acid sequence MSPQPATPRFSSADAQALPWTPSACASGVQIKNLGKADGRAMQLVRFEPGTEFPTHLHTGPEFIYMLEGEAVQNGQRLLPGWVGIAEAGTVENGFRSDTGCVFLLIYDLAQRFC; translated from the coding sequence ATGAGCCCGCAACCGGCCACACCGCGCTTTTCATCCGCCGATGCGCAGGCGTTGCCGTGGACGCCATCGGCCTGTGCGAGCGGCGTGCAGATCAAGAATCTCGGCAAGGCCGACGGACGCGCGATGCAACTCGTGCGATTCGAACCGGGGACCGAGTTCCCGACGCATCTGCATACGGGCCCGGAGTTCATCTACATGCTCGAAGGCGAAGCCGTGCAGAACGGTCAGCGCCTGTTGCCGGGATGGGTCGGCATCGCCGAAGCGGGAACGGTTGAGAACGGCTTTCGAAGCGATACAGGTTGTGTCTTTCTGTTGATCTACGATCTCGCGCAGCGCTTTTGCTGA
- a CDS encoding transposase has protein sequence MQFEELSNEEWLLIAPTLCAPPPAGMLKRGRPRIRPRVLANAVLWVLTTGESWARLPAHYPSQPTCRCRFEEWRLDGKLAEMIRILSDRGRCFSYVPDMPRSVPKAKPKREARAMEERGLPRVVWRSQASWQTSTADAGVRFAHAEPEHTAIAEIEAVASGPLRGRHTQNRAFWMGLAAKGTRVPNERGYVVYVAADSVPDAMFRGWTEITRNGRRVARSGLVGPKFGAPEAAMQCALAWARRWIEQHGVRFEFELLHRAAD, from the coding sequence ATGCAGTTCGAAGAGCTTTCCAACGAGGAGTGGTTGCTGATCGCGCCGACCCTCTGCGCACCGCCGCCTGCGGGCATGCTGAAGCGCGGCCGGCCGCGCATCCGGCCGCGTGTGCTCGCCAACGCGGTGCTGTGGGTGTTGACCACGGGCGAATCGTGGGCGAGGCTGCCCGCGCACTATCCGTCGCAGCCTACATGCCGATGCCGCTTCGAAGAGTGGCGGCTCGACGGCAAGCTCGCGGAGATGATCCGCATCCTCAGCGACAGAGGGCGCTGCTTTTCGTATGTGCCCGACATGCCGCGCTCGGTCCCGAAAGCAAAGCCGAAACGCGAAGCGCGCGCGATGGAGGAACGCGGCTTGCCTCGCGTGGTCTGGCGAAGCCAGGCGTCGTGGCAGACGTCGACGGCCGATGCAGGTGTTCGCTTCGCGCACGCCGAGCCGGAACACACGGCAATCGCGGAGATCGAGGCGGTCGCGAGCGGGCCGCTACGCGGGCGGCACACGCAGAATCGCGCGTTCTGGATGGGACTCGCGGCGAAGGGCACGCGCGTGCCCAACGAACGCGGTTACGTCGTGTACGTCGCGGCCGATTCCGTACCGGACGCGATGTTTCGCGGCTGGACGGAGATCACGCGAAACGGCAGGCGTGTCGCGCGATCCGGCCTCGTGGGTCCGAAGTTCGGCGCACCGGAGGCTGCGATGCAATGCGCGCTGGCGTGGGCGCGCCGCTGGATCGAGCAGCATGGCGTGCGCTTCGAATTCGAGCTGCTGCATCGTGCGGCCGATTGA